The stretch of DNA ACTAACATTCCAAAGCTTGCTGACCACGGCGTTGAGGATATCGGCATGATCACAGTACCACCCTCTGAAAGCCCTTCAAAGTATTGCTTATTCATTTCTGGATCAGCATCTATAATACTGATCAGGATGGTATTCCCATTTGTGATTTCGCCTGTCGCAGCTTGCATAAAAGGCGGAACATCAGAGATCATTAAAATATTCCCTGCAAACTCGATACGAGAATCCATAATCATATTTTGTTCCTCTTCCTTTATTGGAGCATTTGGATCTTGGCCAACATCACCAAACCTCGCCTTTTTAACACGAGTTGCTGCTAATGTCTTTTCATAAAAGGCCAACGCTTCTTCTGCTCTTCCATCGAATTGCAGATAAGTTATTGCTTTCATATTTTATTCCTCCTTTTCATATTTGAAGTATAATAGGGCATGGGCGACATATGTATGTCATATATCGGAGGGAAATATGAAAAAAATTGAGCGACTTATCTCGATAGTGATGATTTTGTTACAAAAGGAAGTCGTTTCAGCATCAGAATTCAGCCGACTTTTTCATGTGACAAAACGAACGATCCAACGTGATATGGAAACATTACATTATGCAAACATCCCTATTTACGCAGAATATGGTGCTGAAGGGGGATATGCGCTAATGGAAGAGTATAAATTCGATAAGCGATTACTGAATCACAAGGATATTGAAAATATACTTATAGCTTTAGGTGGCGTTGAGGGACTGATTACCGATCAGGGGATCCAAACGACTATTCAGAAAATCAAAGGAATGACCAGCGCAGATATTTCTCCAACACTTGATTTGACTTTCTACGATTGGCCGGGAAGAAGCCAAATCAACGAAGAAGTGCTATTTATCAGGCAAGCAATTGAGAAAAATTGGTTATTGAAATTTGAATATGTGGATCAAATGGGAAATAAAACGTACAGACTCGTAGAGCCCTATAAGTTACATTTCAGGGAGAGGAATTGGTATCTCTTTGGTTATAGTCTAGAACGGGAAGATTATCGGACATTCAAGATAACGAGGATATTACATATCCAAAAAGACGGTTTTTTTGTTCCAAGGACTGACCAGGAATTTCAACATAAAAAACAATATAATGAACAAAAAAATTTGGTTAATGTGCATCTATCGATAGATGTTGCTGTAAGGGATCAATTTATCGAAAGGTATGGGAAAGATGCCATGATAAAAGGAACTGCTGGTAGTTACCTTGCAGTGATTGAATTGCCTGAGCATCAATATGCCTATCAATTTTTAGCCGGATTCGGTAATAAAGTCAAGATCATCAAGCCAAAAGGTTTTATTGCGAAATATATAAAATTTTTGGAGGAAGCAGTGAAACTTTACAAATGAAGTGTTCGTAGATGGTCCATCCAAGATAGTGTACTTAATCGAACGGTGTAGGTGTATATTTACGAGAAATATTATAACTGTCCTTGATACATCTACCATATAATGATGATCTATTTGAATTCTTATTTCTCTAAATTTAAAGCTGGATATTACATTCCTTCCATTTGTTTAACATACCATAATTCCCTGTCCATCCTGAATGTATTATCCTTGTATTGAAAGGGGGAATT from Terribacillus sp. FSL K6-0262 encodes:
- a CDS encoding VOC family protein, translated to MKAITYLQFDGRAEEALAFYEKTLAATRVKKARFGDVGQDPNAPIKEEEQNMIMDSRIEFAGNILMISDVPPFMQAATGEITNGNTILISIIDADPEMNKQYFEGLSEGGTVIMPISSTPWSASFGMLVDKFGVMWKFNSEASKFLDGYVD
- a CDS encoding YafY family protein — protein: MKKIERLISIVMILLQKEVVSASEFSRLFHVTKRTIQRDMETLHYANIPIYAEYGAEGGYALMEEYKFDKRLLNHKDIENILIALGGVEGLITDQGIQTTIQKIKGMTSADISPTLDLTFYDWPGRSQINEEVLFIRQAIEKNWLLKFEYVDQMGNKTYRLVEPYKLHFRERNWYLFGYSLEREDYRTFKITRILHIQKDGFFVPRTDQEFQHKKQYNEQKNLVNVHLSIDVAVRDQFIERYGKDAMIKGTAGSYLAVIELPEHQYAYQFLAGFGNKVKIIKPKGFIAKYIKFLEEAVKLYK